Within Fusobacterium perfoetens ATCC 29250, the genomic segment TTAATATCATAAATTTCTTCTAATAATTTTATTTCACCTTTTTTTTCTTTCTCAAATAGTGAATTTAAACTTTCTACAAAATTATAAAATGCCATATTATAATCTAATTTATAAAACATTCCCTCATCATTATCACCAAAATCAGGATAATTCTTATTTGGTTTTTCAATAGATTTTAAAAATATTGTTGCTCTTTTTAATTTCTCTAATATTTCATCTTCTAAAAAATTATCATTACTTTTTTTAGAAAATAAAAATACCATAATATACATTTGTAAAACAAATCTATGATAAGATAAACTTGCTTCTTCATAGGTTCCGTCTATATGTAAATGATTTGAATAAGTTTTTAATATTCTTTTAGCTTTTTCTTCCCATTTTTTATTTTCAGAAAATTTTAAAAATTTAGAAATACAATATAAAGTTGCAGCTTCTCCTATTACATGATTATTTGGAATACATTTTTCTGAATATTTAATATCATTGTATATATGTAGTCCATGAAGATAAATTAATTTTTCATAATTTAAATTTTTGTCTTTAAGTAATATATAAAAATTTATTAAAGAAATTCCTCTTATAGCTACTTCTAAATTATTATTCCAATTTATTCCAATATTATATGGATTTTTTTCTATCCATTCATTCAAAATATTTTTAGCTAATTCTTCTTTATTATTTAAAATTAACAAAGGTAAAAATTGCAATCTATTTATTTCCCATATTTCTTTTATATCTCCATAATCTTTTAAATTTTCTAAATACCATTTTTTGCCATTTTTAAAATCTTTCCAATTTAAATTTTCTATATTCAAATATTTATTAAAGATTCTAAATCTATTTTCTCCAATTTTTTTTCTAAAATTATTTTTTTTAAAATTACAACACAACTCTAATTCTACTTCTTTTAATTCTTTCTTTTTTTCAAAAATATTCATTTTTATTAAAAGTTTTCTTTTTACCTTCTCAAAAATTTCTCCTTTAAAAGTTGCCTTATAATAATCTATATATTTATTTATCATCTTCAATTACCTTTTCTATTAAATTAGCATATTTTATAGATAAATTTTTTCTTGAATATTTTTTTCTCAATTTATCTGTATCTGGTTTTATATAGCTATTATTTTCTATATCATAAATTACCTTATCTAAAACTTTATTTAATTTTTCTATATTATTAGATTCAAAATAATATTGTTGAGAAAATTCATTTTCTAAAATATTTCTCGCTACTCCTTCTAACCCAAAAATTATTGGTTTTTTTGAAGCTAAATACTCAAAAATTTTTGAAGGAATAGTTTTTTCAAACATTTTTATATTTTTTAATTGAACAAACAATATGTCTGATTCTTCATATATTTTTAATAGCTCATTCCTAGGAACAGAAGAAGTCAAAGTTATATTATTTACATTTTTCATTTTAGACTTTATTTCTTTTTCTTGACTTCCTTTACCTATTAAAATTATTTCTATATCTTTTCTATATTTAGCTAATTCTATTAAAATTTTTATATCTTGAGCTATTCCTAAATTACCTGCATACAATATCTTATATTTTTCTTTTTTAGTCAAATTTAAAGCTTTACTCTCAAAATAATCTAAAATATAATCATCTATTCCATTAGTTATTAATTCCATTCTTTTTACATTATAATTTTTTTCTAAATATTTAAAAAAGCCTGGTGAGTTATATACCAAAAAAGTACTTTTTCTATACATAAATTTTTCTAGTAACTTTAGAAATAAATATATAGGATTATACTTCTTCATTACATTCATATCTAAAACTATATCTGGCCATAAATCTCTTATATCTAATAAAAATATCTTATTATTAATTTTTGAAATAAAAGCTCCTGCTACCCCAACTAAAAGTTGTGGACTCGTTGCTATTATTATATCACAATCTTTTGAATATCTTTTTCCTTCTCTTATTGCTTCAAGAAAATATCCAAAATATTTAATTGCTCTCTGAAATATATTATTTTTTAAATCACTTTTATTAATTCTTATTATATTTACATTTTTATATTTAAATTCTTTAAATTCTTCTAATTTTATTCTATTTGGATAAGAAGCTATTATTGTTACTTCGTGATTTCTATCAGCTAACTCTTTTACTATACTTTCAAATCTAAATGATGAAGCTCCTAAATCAGGAGTAAAATTATCTATAAATAAACAAATCTTCATTTAACTTAAATTCCCTTCCCAAAAATTACAATTTTTACAGTTTTAAATAATATAATTATATCAAGAATTATATCTTGGTGTTTAATATAATATAAATCATACTCTAATTTCTCTTTTACTTCTTCAAGAGTAGAGCTATAAAAATACATTGTCTGAGCCCAACCTGTTATTCCAGGTCTTACTACATATCTTAAGTTATAATTCTTTATTTTTTCCTCATATTCATGCCCTAACTCATTCCATTCTGGTCTTGGTCCTACAAAGGACATCTCTCCTCTAAAAACATTTATAAGTTGTGGTAATTCATCTAACCTAGTTTTTCTTATAAAATGTCCTATTTTTGTTATTCTATCATCAGTTTCACTAGCATATTTAGAAAATTTATTTGGGTCATGTACTTTCATACTTCTAAATTTAATAATTTCAAATTCCTGTCCATTCATTCCTATTCTTTTTTGTTTAAAAAAAGCAGGTCCCCCATCAGTTTTTACTAAAATAAAAGTTATCATCATAAAAGGAAAAGAAACTATCAATAAAATTATAGAAACAATAATATCAAAAGCTCTCTTTATTCTTCTTTGCATACTATCATTAAAAGATGTAAATCCTCCACCCATTAATACCCAAAGGCTATCAATTTTGTCAACATCTACTTTTCCCTCTTCTTCTTCAAGGAAAGAAAGATAATCTATAACTTTTACCCCTTTTAATTTAAGATTCATCACCATATCAGCATATCTTTTTACTTGTTTTCTACTTGTAAAAATTATCTCATCTATTCCTTTTTCTTTAACTATACTTTCTATATCCTCTACTTTTCCTAAGTAATTATTTAAGATTTCTATATTTTCATGAATATAGCCAATATAATTATACTTATCTTTATTTTCATTTAAAATATTTATTATTTTTTCTGTTGGTGTATCATAACCAAGAATTAACACTCTACTAGTTTTTCTACTTAAAAAAGAAAGTAAATATTTACTTAAAATTTGAATTACTGTATACAAAACAAAAACAAAGATAGTTTTTTTATCTTTATTTAATAACAACATAAAAATAAATCCTAAACCATTTATTATTATGGAAAGAATTATTTTTTTACTATTTACCTTATACGAATTAAAATTAGCAATATCAAATAGATAGTACATTAAGAATATAATTAAAAATACTATTCCTGAAATTAAATTTTCAGCGACCTTAAAATATTCAAACAATCCTAAATATGTCAGCAACAAAATAAAAAAATATATTGTCCTAACCTTTACATTCAAAAAATGCTTCATAATTTCTACCCCACTATACCTATTTTTCTTGCTTAATAATTATACTACATTCTCCTTTTATTTTCAACTAAAATTTATTATGATGTCAAATTTTGTCAAATTATATTTTACACTTTTTTCAGAAAATACAATAAAACTATACCCCCTTCAAATTTTTGTCAACTTTTTACTCTATAAGTTTTAATTCCCTTTTTTATCTCTTTTCTATATTCTACAAATTCTATTAATTTTACTTTTAATCTTTCAGATATTCCCTCTTCATTTTGAATTTTTCACATATATTATTATTTATATTATTTTCTTTATATTTTTTATTTATATTTATTTCTTTATTATCTAAAGTTTTTCGGAAACTAGTTTCTAAATTTTTTGGAAACTGTATATCAAAATTTTTAGAAACTAAATTATAAATTTTTTGGCTATTAATTTAAAAAAACCTTTTTCAATCCCAAGCTCCCTAACTAAATTTTTGTTAATTGCAAAATAATTCCCAGTTATTAGCAATTTTTTTATTGATTCTTTCATAATATTTCCCCCTTTTTATCTTTTATGATAACAAATTTTACTCCTATATTTTATGATTATCAATGATAATTAAAAAAATAGTTGTTTTTTAAGATAAAAAATAATAATATTAGTTTATTAAGTCTACAAAGGTATTTTTATGAAAGAGAAAAAGTTTAAATTTGGAGATAGATTAAAAGAACTTAGAAAACCTAACAAAGAGGGAGATAAAAGGATAACTATGGAAGAACTTTGTGGAATTTTTTCAGAAAAATATGGACTTACTGTAAATAAAGCTATGATATCAAGATGGGAAAATGGAAGTGTTGTCCCTGATAATAAACATTTAATTACCTATGCTAATTATTTTAATATTGACTTAAATTATCTTTTGGGACTAAGTAATATCAAAAGAAAAATAACAGATTTTCATATTGATTCTAACCCTAAGAAAGATAAAAGATTTGCTGAATTATTTTCTATACTAGGAGATATGGAAGATAAAAAATTTGAGATAATAGAAGATATTGTAAAAGAACTTTGTAATTTGGATATAGAAATGTTAAAAGCCTTTAAGAAAATTGTAAAGAAATAAAAAAATTATAAAATAAAAACTCTCAATTTCTTGAGAGCTTTTATCTAAACTTGTTTAATCAAATACTATACTACTCGACAAGTATCTACATATAATATTATAAATTAAATTATTATAAAATTTTTTCCTATTTTATTCTTTATATTCAAATAATTGATATTTATAATTTACACCAAATAGGAAAATTGTGAAGAATATAAAAGTATCAAATGTAAATATATTACTATAGAAAATTCCACAAATAAAGAATGATAGAGTACTTAAAAGGCTTCCTAATATAAGTTCATCTTCTAACCATAATCTTTCTTTTAATTTTCTTAAACAATAATATACCATATATCCCCAGAATAACACTCCATATATTACACCTTTTCTTACAAAAGTATGAATATACATGTTATGAGCATCTGTAAAAGATATATTAGATTTTAATCTTTTATCTAATTTTTGATAATCTTCTTTTTCTGAAACATATTCTCCGAAAGTTTCATCATTATCATAACCTACGCCAAAGAAAAATGCTCTTTTATTATCTTTTATACTATCTTTCATAAATAGTATATTTTCTTTCCACATAACTAATCTACCTAAATTAGAATAATTATTTTGAATATTCTTATAACTTTCTATTCTATTTATAAATTTATCAAAATTTTTAGGTGATTTATTATATCCTACTACTAATAGTACTAAGGATAAAATACCTATTCCTAAAACTGTTTTAACATTTTTCTTATAAAATAATAAATAAATTAAGTATACTCCTATACAAGCAGAAAATGCTAACCATGGTCCTCTTGAATTATTAAGTATAAGACTAATTAAACCAAGAATAAATATTGGAATTAAGAATATTTTTTTTCGTAATGATGGTAACATTAAAAGTAATACCATTTGTAATGCTGAACCCCATCTTCCAATATCAAAAAAACTTTCTACTCTTCCACCATAATTAAATTTATGTACTACTTTAAAAATTCTAAAACTTTCTATTATTCCCATAAATAAACTAAAAATTATTAAATAGAAAGCTCTTTTTCTTATTTCCTCTTTTTCAAAGGAATATAGTAAACCTGGTATCATAAGAAAATAAAAGTTTTTATAGAAAAATTTATATGCTTTCCCTAATCCATCTACTGATAACATTTCTAAGAAAACTCCTAATATAAATATTCCTGTAAATATTAACTCATATTTATATCTTTTAAAAAACTCTTTTCTATTTGGTAGTTTATAAATTAATGCTCCTGATGTAAATACAAATAATCCACCAAAAGTATTAATCATTCCTTTAAAACAACATACACTTATTAAAAATAAGTATAATATGTATTCTGTTACTTTTTCTAATGTAATTTTTTGTTTAAACTGCATAATTTTTTCTCCAAAATTTATATTTTTTTAATTTGATATCTTTTATAAATATATGTTCTTTTCCAAATTTTAAACTGTACTTTTATTTTAGGAATCAAAATACCTTTTATTTTCCATATTTTTTTCTCTAGTTCTAAATCTCTTTTTTTATAAAAATTTAAATAATATAAATATTCATCTAATATTCTTATTTTTAAAAATTTTATTCTATTTATTCTATCTAAATTTTTTAATAATTCTTTAACATATTCTAAAGAACTAAGAGCTATTTTATCTATATTATTTTTTTGATTAGCTTCTGTTGTTATAGATTTTTCTCTATTTAACCTATATAAATAAAAATATTCTTCTATATACACTACTTTATTTGCAATAAGTAGAGTTAATAGTGTATATAATCCATCTTCCATAATAATTCCTTCTTTAAAATATAAATTATTTTCTAATAAAAAATTTCTTCTGTATAAATTTTTCCATACAGAACAATTTAATGATAAATTATTTTTTAATTTTTCTAAAAAATTTTTTCCAGAAAAAACTTTATTCTCTTCTAATATAGTTGATAAATTTTTTGTTAATTCTTTCTTCCCATTTATAAAAGTACTATAATTCCCACAAAAAATATCTATATCTTTTAACATTTGACTTTTTTTATAAAATTTTTCAAATTTATCTGCTACTATAATATCATCTCCATCTATAAACCAAATATACTCACCTCTAGCTTTTTCTATTCCATAATTTCTTGTTGATGATATTCCTTCATTTTCTTTAATATAAGATGTTGCTCTTTTATTTCTCTTACAGTATTCATCTATTATTTTTTGACTATTGTCTGTTGAACCATCATTTATTATTAAAAGTTCATAATCTATATTCTTTAATTTTTTTATTGATTCTAAACATTCTCCAATATAATTTTCTATATTATAAACTGCTACTACTATACTTAAATCTAATTTAGAATCTTTTACTTCCTCCTGCCAATTATTTTTTAACTTATTTTCTTTATTTTTCATCACTTATCACCATATTAACTATACTTAAAGCCTCTTCCACTATTTTATCCATATCATAATATTTATATGTTCCTAATCTACCACCAAAAATAATATTTTTATCTTTTTTAGAAAGTTCCAAATATTTTTCATAAAGTAAATTATTTTTATCATCATTTATTGGATAATATGGTTCATCTCCTAATTTCCATTCTTTAGGATATTCTTTAGTTATAACTGTTTTTTCTTGGTTTCCAAATTCAAAATGTTTATGTTCTATTATTCTTGTATATGGTGTTTCTCTATCTGTAAAATTCATTACAGCAACCCCTTGATAATTTTCTTCTTCTAATATTTCCATTTCAAAGTTCAGTGAACGATATTCTAAATTACCAAATTTATAATTATAAAATTCATCTATCATTCCTGTAAATAATATTTTTTCAGCTATATTTTCATAGTATTGTCTATTATCAAAAAAATTACTATTTAATTGCACTTCTATATTTTCTAATAATTTTTCAATTATTTTTGTATACCCACCAATAGGAATTCCTTGATATTTATCATTAAAATAATTATTGTCATATGTAAATCTTACTGGTAATCTTTTTATAATAAAACTAGGTAAATCTTTTGCATCCCTTCCCCATTGTTTTTCAGTATATCCTTTAATTAATTTTAAATAAATATCTTTTCCAACTAAAGAAATTGCTTGTTCTTCTAAATTCTTTGGTTCTTTAATCCCACTTTCATCTACTTGTTCTTTAATCTTTTGTTTTGCCTCTTTAGGATTAATTACCCCCCCCATAATTTATTAAAGGTATTCATATTAAAAGGTAAATTAAATAATTCTCCTTTATAATTTGCTATTGGAGAGTTAGTAAATCTGTTAAATTCAACAAATTGATTAATATAATCCCATACTTTTTTATTATTTGTATGAAATATATGAGCTCCATATTTATGAATATTTATTTCTTCTATTTTTTCTGTATAAATATTTCCACCAACATGATTTCTTTTATCTATTACTAGACACTTTTTTCCTCTTTTATTTGCTTCATAAGCAAATATAGAACCAAAAAGTCCTGCTCCTACTATTAAATAATTATATTTTTCCATTTTTACCTCTTTTATTTCTTACCTAATTTTCCATTTTTTGCATCATTAATTGCTTCTTTGAAACATAAATATTCTTCCTTTGAAATTTTCTTTTTTAAAAATCTAGATTTCATCCTATAATTTATTTTTAATAAATAAATAAAAAATTCAAACTTAGACATGTATTTTTTCAACATATGAATCCTGTTTCTTATTCCATAATAAGTTTTCCATGAAAAACCTATATTAGCCTCTCCTACATTATGCTCAACTTCCAATTCTGGAAAACATAATATCTTGTATTTTCTACTTATTCTATAAGAATGTTCTGTATCATCATACCATATAAAATAATCTTTTTCAGGTAATCCTATTTCTTTTAAACAATCTATCTTTATAAATGTCCCTACATAACTAAATAAATCTATTTCAAAACATCTTTTATTATATTCTTCTTCTAAAACAAAATTTTCTTTAAACTTTTTATTAATTCTTCTTCTATGCATTACATCTATCTTTCCATTGTTAATAACTTTTGAACAAATAGCGCCAATATTTTTTTCTTTGTTTATATTATGAAATTTTTCAAATAAATCTTTTTTGGGAAAAGCATCATCATCAGATATATAAATCCAATCATATTTAGATGAACTATCTTTTAATATTTTATCCATTCCACTATAAAATCCACCACTTCCACCTATATTTTCTTGAAGAAATAATATTTCTTTTTCAAATATAGATTTAATATTAACCCATTTCTTTAAAAATTCTTTTGTTCCATCTGTACTATTATTATCAACTATTAAAATTTTTTCTGGTTTTTTTATCAAATTTTCATATTTTTTTAAACATTCTTTTAATAACTCTAATCTATTATAAGTTACTATTAAAACTATTATATTTTCTTTCATAATTTTTCCTCTTATCTTTTAACCTTCAATATGTTTATCTTATATAAAGTTTTTAAAATTCTAAATTATCCACTTTTTTAAATATTTCATCTATAAATCCTTTTACAGAATATCTATCTTTTATTTTTTTATCTATTTCTATTGCAGGTATTTTAAAAAATTCTACTGGAATATTTTCTATATCATCTATATTTTTTATAATCTTTATGTTATTTTTATTATAAAAATCATAATTTTTTATATCTTCATTATCTGTTATTATTTTAGTATTAGTTGCTAACACTTCATAAACTCTTAAAGTTAATCCATTTTGATTTTGATATTTCATATCTAAAACTACTTTAGATTTTTTTAATATATCTATATTTTCTAAATATGAAATTCTCTTATTTATTATTAGATTTTTATCATAATTTTTTGGTAAATATTTTTCTGTATTTTTATCTACATAAAGTTTTAAAAAAAATTTT encodes:
- a CDS encoding NAD(P)-binding protein, encoding MEKYNYLIVGAGLFGSIFAYEANKRGKKCLVIDKRNHVGGNIYTEKIEEINIHKYGAHIFHTNNKKVWDYINQFVEFNRFTNSPIANYKGELFNLPFNMNTFNKLWGG
- a CDS encoding helix-turn-helix domain-containing protein gives rise to the protein MKEKKFKFGDRLKELRKPNKEGDKRITMEELCGIFSEKYGLTVNKAMISRWENGSVVPDNKHLITYANYFNIDLNYLLGLSNIKRKITDFHIDSNPKKDKRFAELFSILGDMEDKKFEIIEDIVKELCNLDIEMLKAFKKIVKK
- a CDS encoding exopolysaccharide biosynthesis polyprenyl glycosylphosphotransferase, which encodes MKHFLNVKVRTIYFFILLLTYLGLFEYFKVAENLISGIVFLIIFLMYYLFDIANFNSYKVNSKKIILSIIINGLGFIFMLLLNKDKKTIFVFVLYTVIQILSKYLLSFLSRKTSRVLILGYDTPTEKIINILNENKDKYNYIGYIHENIEILNNYLGKVEDIESIVKEKGIDEIIFTSRKQVKRYADMVMNLKLKGVKVIDYLSFLEEEEGKVDVDKIDSLWVLMGGGFTSFNDSMQRRIKRAFDIIVSIILLIVSFPFMMITFILVKTDGGPAFFKQKRIGMNGQEFEIIKFRSMKVHDPNKFSKYASETDDRITKIGHFIRKTRLDELPQLINVFRGEMSFVGPRPEWNELGHEYEEKIKNYNLRYVVRPGITGWAQTMYFYSSTLEEVKEKLEYDLYYIKHQDIILDIIILFKTVKIVIFGKGI
- a CDS encoding glycosyltransferase family 4 protein, encoding MKICLFIDNFTPDLGASSFRFESIVKELADRNHEVTIIASYPNRIKLEEFKEFKYKNVNIIRINKSDLKNNIFQRAIKYFGYFLEAIREGKRYSKDCDIIIATSPQLLVGVAGAFISKINNKIFLLDIRDLWPDIVLDMNVMKKYNPIYLFLKLLEKFMYRKSTFLVYNSPGFFKYLEKNYNVKRMELITNGIDDYILDYFESKALNLTKKEKYKILYAGNLGIAQDIKILIELAKYRKDIEIILIGKGSQEKEIKSKMKNVNNITLTSSVPRNELLKIYEESDILFVQLKNIKMFEKTIPSKIFEYLASKKPIIFGLEGVARNILENEFSQQYYFESNNIEKLNKVLDKVIYDIENNSYIKPDTDKLRKKYSRKNLSIKYANLIEKVIEDDK
- a CDS encoding O-antigen ligase family protein, which gives rise to MQFKQKITLEKVTEYILYLFLISVCCFKGMINTFGGLFVFTSGALIYKLPNRKEFFKRYKYELIFTGIFILGVFLEMLSVDGLGKAYKFFYKNFYFLMIPGLLYSFEKEEIRKRAFYLIIFSLFMGIIESFRIFKVVHKFNYGGRVESFFDIGRWGSALQMVLLLMLPSLRKKIFLIPIFILGLISLILNNSRGPWLAFSACIGVYLIYLLFYKKNVKTVLGIGILSLVLLVVGYNKSPKNFDKFINRIESYKNIQNNYSNLGRLVMWKENILFMKDSIKDNKRAFFFGVGYDNDETFGEYVSEKEDYQKLDKRLKSNISFTDAHNMYIHTFVRKGVIYGVLFWGYMVYYCLRKLKERLWLEDELILGSLLSTLSFFICGIFYSNIFTFDTFIFFTIFLFGVNYKYQLFEYKE
- a CDS encoding glycosyltransferase, which produces MKNKENKLKNNWQEEVKDSKLDLSIVVAVYNIENYIGECLESIKKLKNIDYELLIINDGSTDNSQKIIDEYCKRNKRATSYIKENEGISSTRNYGIEKARGEYIWFIDGDDIIVADKFEKFYKKSQMLKDIDIFCGNYSTFINGKKELTKNLSTILEENKVFSGKNFLEKLKNNLSLNCSVWKNLYRRNFLLENNLYFKEGIIMEDGLYTLLTLLIANKVVYIEEYFYLYRLNREKSITTEANQKNNIDKIALSSLEYVKELLKNLDRINRIKFLKIRILDEYLYYLNFYKKRDLELEKKIWKIKGILIPKIKVQFKIWKRTYIYKRYQIKKI
- a CDS encoding UDP-galactopyranose/dTDP-fucopyranose mutase family protein, translating into MGGVINPKEAKQKIKEQVDESGIKEPKNLEEQAISLVGKDIYLKLIKGYTEKQWGRDAKDLPSFIIKRLPVRFTYDNNYFNDKYQGIPIGGYTKIIEKLLENIEVQLNSNFFDNRQYYENIAEKILFTGMIDEFYNYKFGNLEYRSLNFEMEILEEENYQGVAVMNFTDRETPYTRIIEHKHFEFGNQEKTVITKEYPKEWKLGDEPYYPINDDKNNLLYEKYLELSKKDKNIIFGGRLGTYKYYDMDKIVEEALSIVNMVISDEK
- a CDS encoding heparinase II/III domain-containing protein, coding for MINKYIDYYKATFKGEIFEKVKRKLLIKMNIFEKKKELKEVELELCCNFKKNNFRKKIGENRFRIFNKYLNIENLNWKDFKNGKKWYLENLKDYGDIKEIWEINRLQFLPLLILNNKEELAKNILNEWIEKNPYNIGINWNNNLEVAIRGISLINFYILLKDKNLNYEKLIYLHGLHIYNDIKYSEKCIPNNHVIGEAATLYCISKFLKFSENKKWEEKAKRILKTYSNHLHIDGTYEEASLSYHRFVLQMYIMVFLFSKKSNDNFLEDEILEKLKRATIFLKSIEKPNKNYPDFGDNDEGMFYKLDYNMAFYNFVESLNSLFEKEKKGEIKLLEEIYDIKLNNKEEYEKIDKQNIFNIGKYFVYRQKENYFFIHNQKQIYHSHSDGMAMELMLNGKEILIDSGTYNYNIDINKRKYYRGTLSHNTVYLNEDQSKQIGSFRWINSSQNLFETKEELDNFFIKGSNILKNKKEHIRKINLEKDFKKIEVKDIIKNTDKFIISWIFSSEIKTINKISEKEISLNNNEIVLNIETKDKIEVNIVDAYISLGYNQEILVKKLEIKNIENKKEYIITSIFKIGEI
- a CDS encoding glycosyltransferase, with the translated sequence MKENIIVLIVTYNRLELLKECLKKYENLIKKPEKILIVDNNSTDGTKEFLKKWVNIKSIFEKEILFLQENIGGSGGFYSGMDKILKDSSSKYDWIYISDDDAFPKKDLFEKFHNINKEKNIGAICSKVINNGKIDVMHRRRINKKFKENFVLEEEYNKRCFEIDLFSYVGTFIKIDCLKEIGLPEKDYFIWYDDTEHSYRISRKYKILCFPELEVEHNVGEANIGFSWKTYYGIRNRIHMLKKYMSKFEFFIYLLKINYRMKSRFLKKKISKEEYLCFKEAINDAKNGKLGKK